The window GAATGTTGCATAAATTCTTGGCCTCAATAAACTATGGAAATCCCTTGATCTGCAACATTAGTAGATATACCACTTTTTAAGAACAagtcttgatatttttcttcagTTTCAAACATTAAAGTATTACAAGTCTTTTACAGTAGCAGGAATTAATATTTAGACGAGTAGGTAtctttaagatatttatttacgTGGTCATCTAGAGCTCATCATGGTAAAGGAACGTGTCCAAAGCATTCTTCTTCTTGCATCCCCATTTGCATTTCATGGAACACACTGAATTAAAAATTGCAAGGCGTGTGGAATGAAGGGAAATGATGTTTGATATTGAAGGAGATTTTGACAGAACAAGTGCATAGCCATCATCCATATAATCTGTTCCTTCTGGGAACAGCTGCCACATAAGGGTTCCGCCTCCGCTCCCGCCTCTCTTGGTGGAGTTGAGCAGTGTCTTGTATACTGTGTTGAACATGGTGTCCCGAAATGATGAATTAAAACCCTGGTCTTTTGCAGATACACCAAACTCTGCAAATATCACAGGCATTCCTAGATACTTTTCAGCATCCTCAATGTGTGCTTCCATCCATGATTTTGTGAACTCTATGTGCGCATCAGATATTGTTTGCGAGATCCTGAATCAATCAATTTAACATTATGCATCTTTACATACTTAAACAACCTGTCAATTGTAATGCTTATCATCAAACAACATATGATTAGGGGCAGTGAATGGTTACCAAGAGTCAGCATAAATGTGAACAGAAGCGAAATCGACACCAAGAGTCTGGTGGTTTCTTATAAAGTCAGTTCCAACTTGTGTAGCATATGAATTTGGGTTGAATTGAGCCCTCTCTGGAGCCGAGGGACCATAAAATCCTTCTGTTCCtatctccaccaagtgctttgcATCCATACTCTTTATATAATATGCCATTTCTTGTATCCATgactgacaaaaaaaaaaaaaaaaaaaaaaaaagcagaaaaaTGATCAGGGTATCGAACAACTTGTTGTTTtcttttgctatgtaaaatgaCCAAATTGAAGTACCAAATTCACTTTTATTTGCAGAAGAACACAAGCAACAAATATATATGGTGCATGCTAGTATAGGCATCAAGTGGTGAAGAAGACTAGAGATATATACCTGCAGTTTATCACCAGAGGGATCTGTGGTGCAACGAGGTTCGTTCATCAACTCCCAAGCAAATATTGTGGGATCATCCTTATATGTCATGTTTGTGAATGTATTTACTCTGTTTAGCACACTCTGCATtgtaaattattgaaaaaggtTAATGACCACCAGTTAAGGAATAGCTGGTAATTTCCAGATGGAATACTTGCCTTAACATGAGCCTTGTAGTAGGTTCTGAGAGTAGAATGAGAGAAAAAATCATCATCAGATGTCAAATTAAGACCAGCAGCTTTTCCCCATTTAACATATTGTGCTTTGCCACCATATGCTTCCCAATTGTTAGTTAAGGATAATATGAGCCTGATCTTGAATTTTTTAGCTTCACTGACCACAAAATCCAAGGCCTGCAGCTCCAACAATTAAACTATTTTAATGtctaaaaaaaacaacataaaacaTAGCAGTACGTACCTTGAAAACATCTTCATCATAAACACCAGGAGATTTCTGAAGAGCACGCCATTGGCCATCATTAAATGCCCATGTTCTACAAACTGTTAAACCCACTGAAGATGCTTGTTGGAATACCTCAGTGACTTTTCCTCTTGTTGATTCATCAGCAGCAAAAACCATCAGCCAGTAAGTATTGAATCCATTCACATAAAAAGGCTTGTCATTTACCACAAATTGGTTCCCTTTCTTCCCCACCAT is drawn from Euphorbia lathyris chromosome 9, ddEupLath1.1, whole genome shotgun sequence and contains these coding sequences:
- the LOC136205728 gene encoding mannan endo-1,4-beta-mannosidase 6, translated to MDTQKKRLWSVAILIMSIGTSNSSGFDVMEEEAWEMVGKKGNQFVVNDKPFYVNGFNTYWLMVFAADESTRGKVTEVFQQASSVGLTVCRTWAFNDGQWRALQKSPGVYDEDVFKALDFVVSEAKKFKIRLILSLTNNWEAYGGKAQYVKWGKAAGLNLTSDDDFFSHSTLRTYYKAHVKSVLNRVNTFTNMTYKDDPTIFAWELMNEPRCTTDPSGDKLQSWIQEMAYYIKSMDAKHLVEIGTEGFYGPSAPERAQFNPNSYATQVGTDFIRNHQTLGVDFASVHIYADSWISQTISDAHIEFTKSWMEAHIEDAEKYLGMPVIFAEFGVSAKDQGFNSSFRDTMFNTVYKTLLNSTKRGGSGGGTLMWQLFPEGTDYMDDGYALVLSKSPSISNIISLHSTRLAIFNSVCSMKCKWGCKKKNALDTFLYHDEL